The Jannaschia sp. M317 DNA segment CTATGACGCGACCGGCATCGATCTTGGCGCGTCGATCGCCTGCGACGGCTGCTGCCTGACGGTGGTGGATCGCGGCACCGATGCCGAAGGAAGCTGGTTCGACGTCGACATCAGCGCCGAGAGCCTGTCGAAGACCGCGCTGGGCGACTGGGTCGCGGGCGGTCGGGTCAACCTGGAACGCGCGCTGAAGGTGGGCGACGAGTTGGGCGGGCATATCGTGTCGGGGCACGTGGATGGCGTGGCCGAGATCCTGTCGATCACGCCCGAGGGCGATTCGGTGCGCTATGTCTTTCGCGCGCCCGCGGCCCTGGCGCGTTTCGTGGCGCCCAAGGGGTCGGTGGCGTTGCAGGGCACATCGCTGACCGTGAACGAGGTTGCGGGGGCGGAGTTCGGCGTCAACCTGATCCCGCACACCCAAGAGGTGACGACCTGGGGCGGGGCGCGGGTCGGGCAGCGCGTCAACCTGGAGATCGACACCCTGGCCCGCTATGTCGCGCGGCTTGCTGAAATGTCCGGCTGACGCCGGGTTGCTGCCTGCTGGCCGCCTGCGGCGGCGGAGGGGGCGCTGCCCCCGTCCCTTGCGGGACTCCCCCGCGGTATTTTCGGCCAGAGGAAGACGGGTCAGGGCAGCCGGGCCGTCAGCACGCGCAGGCCCGCCGCGCCGAAGCCAAGGGCGAAAAGCGCCTCGAACGGGCGGCGCAGGCGCAGGTAGAGGCGGGTCATCGATGGCGTCGAGAAGAGCAGCGCATAGCCGTGGAAGGTCAGCGCGCTTTGCAGGCCCACGGCCAGGATAATCGTCAGCAAGGCGCTTGCCGAGGCATCGGGCGGCACCCCGATGGCATAGAGCGCCCCGAAGAACAGCACTGCCTTGGGATTGGTCAGGTGCAGGGCCAGGCCGCGCGCGAACAGGCGGCGCGAGCTGCCGCTGAGCGCGCGGGTCTGCGGGCGGGCCCGTGACAGGGCGGCGCGGGCGGATTTCGCCGCCAGGAGCAGCAGATAGCCACCGCCGATCAGGCGAATCGCCTCGAACAGCCAGACCTGCGTCAGCATCACCGCGCCCAGGCCAAGCGCCGCCGCCACCGACCAGGTCAGCGACCCCAGCGTGATGCCCGATGCCAGGACCAGACCCGCGCGGCGGCCTGAGGCCATCGAGGTGCCGGCGATGGCCAGGGTCGCGGGCCCGGGGCTGGCGCCCGCGACAAACGCGGCAAGAAGGATGAGGGGCAGGTCGATCATCCGCGCAGGATGACGGCCGGGGCA contains these protein-coding regions:
- a CDS encoding riboflavin synthase, translated to MFTGIVTDIGILRALEQRGDLRARIGTRYDATGIDLGASIACDGCCLTVVDRGTDAEGSWFDVDISAESLSKTALGDWVAGGRVNLERALKVGDELGGHIVSGHVDGVAEILSITPEGDSVRYVFRAPAALARFVAPKGSVALQGTSLTVNEVAGAEFGVNLIPHTQEVTTWGGARVGQRVNLEIDTLARYVARLAEMSG
- a CDS encoding LysE family translocator, giving the protein MIDLPLILLAAFVAGASPGPATLAIAGTSMASGRRAGLVLASGITLGSLTWSVAAALGLGAVMLTQVWLFEAIRLIGGGYLLLLAAKSARAALSRARPQTRALSGSSRRLFARGLALHLTNPKAVLFFGALYAIGVPPDASASALLTIILAVGLQSALTFHGYALLFSTPSMTRLYLRLRRPFEALFALGFGAAGLRVLTARLP